The genomic window atagaaaaggctagaagtgcattcaataatatgaaacaaatattacgTAGTAGAGACCTTAGCATAAATCTTATAAAACGAGTGCTAAAGTGTTGTGTATTGTTTGTtattttgtatggtgtggagacatggactcttaataaacaatttCTCAATAGACAGACTCCTCTTCGGGGCGTGAAATTATCGGTAATTTTTAAGAGCTTGAGTGTagttcggtaagattatttcatggctaaaactgtatttttaaatcattttaactaatattctattgatatctttgcctgaatatttgctaaacctgttcagGGTGTGttcaagttgtaaaacattaattattgtcattattgtcactgaatgttcattttttcgtaacaacgaagggcatctgacataaTACTTGACGggggaaattatcagtagtaattacatgatagctctaaaattatcgatttgtattccgagtgacacttttactgttttaatttcacgacccgaatgGGAGTGAAATTATTTCAAGGTGTCAgaagggcaaaacaaatcgataatttttaagagttcgaatgtaattcggtaagattatttcatgaataacacagttcttttaaatcattttgactaatattgtattgatatcttcgcctgaatatttgcaaAACCTGTTAATGGTGTTCTATTGGGTCTAAaacttgttgtctggcaatagactggctattgcccaatgacaacaagtTTGAGAAAAAGTGAAGCATTactttcttatttattcttactctcATGTGATATTAGtaaggttattttttaatacttacatataaaattcaagtctttgtataaaaacattcagtgacattgatcccaattaatgtgacataCATTTTTCAACACTTGTAAAAGTGAACATAACAGTTTAGCGAATATTTAgacgaagatattaataaaatattagttaaaatttatttttaaatacagttttattcatgaaataatctttccgaagtaaactcgagcgcttaaatttgccgatttgtgttctccacgtgacaatttgacattagatgcaaaactaaaagttttttatgaatattttcttaaatgtgacagttgtcaaaactaggaaactagtttgcaattaaacagaaaaaatctaattaaaaaattcccactgtaattttgtacagtagaaaattaccgctgtaataataatctgattggacagaattaaacacgtgatgaaaaatcttactacatgaTTAGtagaagttaaaatcattaaaaaataaccgctgtaatttttattcttgtagctttcgattggtcagaatctctatgaattaTGTGAAGTGTATAAAATGTACATAACTGATACAAGGACACTTCCTTGTGGGATACTAACTCTAATCTGTCTCAGGATAGTATTGATTCTGAATCATCTATCTGTTATGATGTATAATTCTAGGAATAGCCTAGCATCAAATTCAGTTTGTTTGATACAGGCAAGAAATAAATATAGtcaaaaaaataatgcattaaaTTCACTcgtggtgtcagacagggatATATTATGTCACCGATATTGTTCAATGCCTACACCGAACCAATTTTTGAGGAAGAGTTAAATAATCGTCGTGAAGGTGTTAAAATCGGTGGTGAAATCATTAATaacatcagatacgcagatgacaccgccATAATGGCAGATAGTCTGAAAGACCTTCAAACCCTGTTGAACGCTGTAAACAACGAATGTATTGCAAAGGGCTTAACAATcaacgcaaagaaaacaaaattgatGGTGGTCAGAAAAATTAATATAGAAGACtcagtactaaaattagataacaacATCCTGGAAAGGGTGGAACACTTTAGACATCTGGGTAGCTGGATGGACTGCAGGGTGGAAAGTGATGAGGAAATTTCGACCAGAATAGAACTTGCACGAAAAACTTTATGTATTGTGTGTTCTGTATTGTGCAATAGAAGTCTTTCATTGACCACACGTCTAAGATTATTGCAGTGCTACGTCTGGTCCGTTTTGTTCTATAGATGTGAAACTTGGACCACAAAAGTGAAGAATCTCAACAAATTAGAAGCGTTCGAGTTGTGGTGGTACCATCGCATGGTCAGAATTTCGTGAACAGCAGACATATCCAACGAACGTGTGCTGTAGACCATGTACAAAGAGCAAGAATTGCAtcatcataaaaatgagaaaggttcaatacttcggtcatataatgagaggacctaaatatcgcttactccggttgatcattcagggcaaaatcgaaggaaaacgctgggttggaagaaaacaGCGGTCTTGGCTGCGTAACgttagacaatggacaggtcgaacggtcgaggaattgCGTCATATAGCTGCTGACcaagaaacatttcatcagcttgttaatacgacgatagccaacgcttgaaaacaagcaagaagaagatatatatataatcaaatttCTTTCTGCCATATTGGTGTCGGGATTACAATAATAACTTAGATATTGTGTACAAATTTACGCCACTGACTTTTATTTTGTGCCAAGACtcttagcccagtcgggatagcatttgaccttgcattaggagctgccccaaattttatttttctaatctttagagagggtcaatattagtataaatttaaaatctcgactgaattccgccgttgcgttagccaccatcttgattttaaacgagaaccgtttttgctcaatatctccgccattttcaattttttaacaaaatgtgtagaaactgaaattgttgaaaatgcaattttctacagtttaatttattataatttttttcgtgcggtcgatattttccgagttatgaggggaaaatagtgacagttgtagcataattattgaattattgaattatctcgtttattattagttttacaacaaatatatacctatacaaaaatgaagagaattaaattttgtataatttttatgccgtacatttttgataaaattaatatttaaggtagtacgtatgtggtaaaggtgcgagcataagacctgattgattttgtagcaattgtttttgttcaatatctccgccattttcaaattttcgacaaaaagtgtaagaactgaaattgttgcaattacgatttactacaattttttgagagaaccagtggcgggtctacaattGGGGAAATTGGAAAACTCCCCCCAagagggtccaaaatttaaaaaaaattgttgaaacatcacgatatattagctgacataaaacttaaaatatcgacagaaaaattcaaccaatcaaacccgctggttaattaaattaagtgaacttaatgcatataatgtctttttatgtcttttataacacttagtttggttgatgtttcattggaagtttcaaaaattgtataaaatatacttctcattatttttgtttatgtacaattatgtcgtaaagttaataataaatgagaaaattcaataattatgcttcccctccgcttccattattttcccccttaactcggagaatattgatcgtataaaaaaattgtgccaaagaaattgtaggaaattgcatttccaacaattttctttcctaccatttaggttgaaaagttgaaaatggcggagatattaagcaacaacagttctcatttaaaatcaatatggcggctaatgcaaccgcggaattcagtcgagattttaaatttacactactattgatctctgctaaaggatagaattataaaatttggggcagctcggaaacaaaattcaattcaataattatgcttcccccaccactttttactattttcccatgtaactcggaaaatatcaaccgcatgaaaaaaattgttaaaaagaaattataggaaattttattttgaacaatattagttgaaaatggcgtagatattgaacaaaaacaattgctataaaatcaatccggtcttacgctcgcgccattaccgcatacgtactaccttaaatattaattttacaaaaaaatgaaagagatcgaaattgtgtagaatttaattctctttatttttgtataggtacatatttgttgtaaaactaataataaacgagataattcaataattcaataattatgcctcaactctcactattttcccctcataactcggaaaatatcgaccacacaaaaaaaactataattaatgaaattatataaaatcgcattttcagcaatttcagtttctacactttttgtaaataaattgaaaatggcggagatattgagcaaaaacggttctcgtttaaaatcaaaatggcggctaacgcaacggtagaattcagtcgagattttaaatttatactaatattgattctccctaaagattagaaaaataaaatttggggcagctcctaatgcaaggttaggcctgttattcgtctaacccgactggactattttGCTTCTTTCCAGGATTTGTCTCTCTTTTGTAGAACTTTTGTAGAACTTGTCCCATGtttctcttggtcttcctctcttcctctTGATATTTACTCTCGCTTCCCAAATCATTTTTAccggtcttctatcgtctatctTTGTAAATGCCCCCACCAGCTGATTTGTCTTTTTTCTATGAATTCTAAAATTGATTCCACCTCCAGATCTTCTCTTATCTGCTCATTTCTTACCCTGTCAAGTCTTGTGACTCCTCTCGCTCTTCTTAGGTACTTAATTTCCGTCGCTTTTATTCTGCTCTTCTGCTCTCTGTTAATGTCCACGATTCGCAACCGAAGGTGAGTATGGGTCTATATATTGCcttaaatactttcatttttgtactTTGCGCTATTTCCTTTTTTCCTATATAAGTTTTGTTCATTGCATAATATGAATTTATTGCTTTCTCTATACGTTTATCGATTTCTAAACCTTGTTGCCCTGAATCTTCAATTTTTACACCCAGGTATTCGAAGCATTCAACTTGTTGTATATGTATACCATTGATCTGAATACTCACGTTTTCTTTAGTTTCTGCTACTaacattacttttgtttttgttaggtttagtttcatGCCATTTTCTTCTAATATTTCATTCTACGTTTGTAAGTTTTCCTGTAGGTCCTTTTCTTTTGCTGCCATTACaacgatgtcatctgcaaaagcaCATTCTGATATTTCGATCGGTTGCAAATTTTTGTATCCTACAAATAGGTGTTTTGTTCTCTGactacattttttaattatttcgtcCATAAACAACGTAAACAATGTTGGACTTAGTCCTCCTCCCTGTCTTAGACCATCTCTTCTTATAAAATTTTCTGACTTAAggtttctagttataacacaattcgtcgtatttttatatagacattcGACATTCTTCCTTAGTTTGGTTGTTATTCCTCTTTGTTCCAGAAGCGACCATACTTTTTGCCAAGGAACAAGATCAAACGCTTTTTTAAGTCGATAAACGCAAAATATGCTTTTCCTCTTCTGAGTTTCGTTTTCTCAATAATCTGTTTAATAGTGAAGATGTAATCTTGCAcacttcttccttttctaaagccacTTTGAGATTCTATTAATGTTGTATCGATTATCTTTGTTGGCTTTTCTTGTAATATTTGTTGGTACAGTTTCATCGCCGAGCACAAAAGCATTATGCCTCTATAGTTTTTGCAGTCCTTTTTATCTCCAGATTTAAATATGGGTAGTATTAACGAGATCTTCCATTCTTCTAGTATTCTTTCAGCTTTCCATATcttgtttattaataattgtaataatatgtgTTGTCCTTGTACTCCCATATATTTGAGCATCTACGTTGTTATTTTATCATGCCCTGGTgactttccatttttcatttttgccaGTCCTTGTGTAAATTCTTCCTATGTTATTGCAGTGTCTTGCGTTTCTTCTATGGTTTCTCCGGTATTTGTCACGCTAACGGTATACGCAAGAAGAAGAAATTCACTTAATTGAGAGATAAACCCAACTTTTTATTAACGATAATTCTTTTAATGCTTcctaatttatttctaattttcctaatttaatttttttagaacaaaataTTATAAACCTTTTTTTGTTTCTGTTCTAGGCGGTGGTGGATACGGAGGAGGCGGTGGTTTTGGAGGAGGAGGTGGATTTGGCGGTGGACACGATGATCATCACGGAGGTGGAGACTTTGGAGGAGGCGGTGGATACGGAGGGGGCGGAGGTTTGGGAGGAGGAGGTGGGTTTGGCGGTGGACACGACGATCACCATGGAGGTGGAGGAGGCGGTGGATACGGAGGAGGCGGTGGATACGGAGGAGGCGGAGGATTTGGAGGAGGAGGCGGCGGTGGCCACGATCACCACGGGGGAGGAGGCGACTTTGGCTCCTCAGGATTTGGCGGTGGAGGCGGATTTGGTGGAGGAGGCGGCTACGGAGGTGGTGGTGACCACCATGGAGGAGGCAGTATCGATTTCGGCAGTAGCGGATTTGGCGGCGGCGGTGGATTTGGCGGAGGAGGAGGTTATGGAGGCGGTGGAGGTGGTGGTCACGACCATCATGGTGGAGGAAGCGACTTCGGAGGAGGATTCGGAGGAGGATTCGGAGGAGGAGGTGGTTACGGCGGCGGTGGTGGACACGGAGGAGGCGGTGGTCATGATCACGGAGGCGGTGGAGGTGGATACGGAGGAGGCGGTGGACACGGAGGAGGCGGTGGTCATGATCACGGAGGAGGCGGAGGTGGTTACGGCGGCGGCGGTGGATACGGAGGAGGCGGTGGTCACGGAGGAGGCGGTGGTCATGACCACGGAGGAGGTGGAGGTGGCCATGGCGGCGGCGGTGGATACGGAGGAGGTGGAGGAGGCGGAGGAGGAGGTGGATTCGTTGGAATAATTCATGACCACCTTGGTGGAGGTGGCGGAGGAGGCCACGGTGGTGGTGGAGGATATGGAGGAGGAGGCGGACATGGAGGTGGTGGAGGTGGTGGCCACGGCGGCGGAGGAGGACATGGAGGCGGAGGTGGACATGGAGGCTATGTATACTAGGCATCGGAAACATTATGTAATACCTCTTTCAAAAGTCTGTTTATGTTAAGTAGAATGTTTTATGTGAAGTGTTGTTGTTGAGAATGTCTGTTAatagttttattttgtaaatattttttttatttttgtaatataatTTGTTAAACAAATCATCGTATGTCTTTATTATTAACTAAAACCTATGCAaccaaacattaattttatagaTATATTTTCCACTTTCCAGAAACTTCTCGATAATTTTTTCTCCCAAGTTTTAAACATTgttctatttatttttaatgctcAACACACCATATTATCGGCCAAGggataaaatacaaataaatccTTTCCTATTTGAATGAAATACATTTGTACTTATTGTCTATTtaaatcataggcgtaaccagggggtggttttgggggaaATAACCCCCCTTTTTGGACGTattttgagctctatacgcttaacaccattaatATTCCATActccccagagaccttcaagtagatgtaaccgccctttaggatcatcctggttacacctctgattTAAATAGGTAGACTCTGTAGaaatcatcatcaatcagccctttGTATCCACTGCTGAATATGGGCCTCCCCTATTTCCGTCTACTGTCTTCTGTCCTGGGTGCTTTGAGTCCAATTCTTTTTATATCGTTCGTCCATCGAGTgagtggtcttcctctacttcttttgtcggCTCTGGATCTCCACTCGAGCAACCACTTTGTCCATCTTCCATCTGTTAGACGAGCCACATGACCGACCCAGTTCCATTTAAGTTTAGCCACCTGACATACAACATCTGTGACTCTGGTTCTCAATCGTAGTTCTTCGTTTGTTATATGGTAACGCAATGACACCAATCATCGACCTTTCCATCTTACGTTGAGCAACTCTTAGATTCCTAGCAGATGCAGTTGTTAATGCTAGAGTTTCACACCATATGTCATAACCGGCAAAACGCATTGGTTAAAGACTTTCCGTTTCAAGCAGATTAGAAGGTCACTTTTGAATACGTCTCTGACTTTACCATATCCGGTCCAGGAGAGGATAATTATTCTTCGTTTCAATTCGCATGTTTGATTGTCTCTCGTGATTCGTATTTTCATGGCCAAGATTTGTGTACTTTTCCGCAAACTCCATTTCGCAGTCGTTAATGACAATGTTTTCACTGGGGACCAGGTTTTAACCCAACCTGAGAGCACACCTCTTGAAGGTCTTGCAACATTATTATTTTCTTCTTATacttgtagatctgtcgatctgttaattccgacgttgaagtatttcttgagaggtagactgccagctatctctccatcttttggtggtctccccggtggacgcttgcctgctggttttccttctagagctATTCTTGGTAGtatgtgctcctccattctttttacatgaatgaaccattctcttcgtctttgtctgccccatctgactacatcttgcacgccacattgttccctgatgatgttgtttcgtattctatctcttctgtTCTTCCCTGCTATTgttcttagtgtcttcatttcggctgttcgtagcatgcttttcgttttattggtgtcttctcttgattcaatgccataggtcataacatAACTCTTTACCTAGAGTTACTAACATAACTTGATaagtctacacctagatatttgaactggtttaactgttctatgggtttccctcCACCAcaagcttgcatctaattgggtctttcgcaatggtaatgcatttgttttctgcgtggatatgttcatgttaagtcgtcgacatgcttgatagaatcgCTAAatttgtctttgtaggtcatcctcgttctctgcaatcagggctgcatcatcggcatagcacactatactgattctactgtgaccGGGTCTGTATCCTAGTTGAAGCGATTCCACATGTTCTATTATTTCATAGAACATTATTCTAATATCCTTTAAATTGTGTGCCAGTAGAACTACATCTTCTGCGAAACGCAAGTTTGTTAGATTTTTTCCATCTATATTTAAATCTTTCTTCCTCCAATCAAGCATTTTAAATGCGTACTCCAGAACGGTGATAAACAGCTTAGGTGAAAAAGTATCGCCTTGTCGTACTCCTTTGCCAATTCGTATGGGATTGGTATTTTCATGTAGCTTCACTACCAATGTGGCGTTTTTGTAGATGTTGTATATTAACTGCAGTTATCGATATAAGTTATGAGTATATCTATAATCGATACGGCATACATGTAAAACATTCAAGACTGCGTTCAGCTCAACGGTATCAAAGCCCTTATGGAAGTCCACAAAGGCAAGGACAAGTGGCCTATTGTACTCAATCGATTTTTCAAAaagattttgaaaatattttacagatttttaaaaatctatagaaatattaacagtaaaatattaaatgaTACAAAATCAATTATTAATAGAAGGACACAGCATTTCAGCGATCCCTCCACCAcaagcttgcatctaattgggtctttcgcaatggtaatgcatttgttttctgcgtggatatgttcatgttaagtcgtcgacatgcttgatagaatcgctaaagttgtctttgtaggtcatcctcgttctctgcaatcagggctgcatcatcggcatagcacactatactgattctactgtggccgggtctgtatcctagttgaagcgattccacatcttctattatttcatagAACATTATTCTAATATCCTTTAAATTGTCTGCCAGTAGAACTACATCTTCTGCGAAACCCAAGTTTGTTAGATTTTTTCCATCTATATTTAAACCTTTCTCCCTCCAATCaagcattttaaaggcgtattccAGAACGGTGATAAACAGCTTAGGTGAAAAAGTATCGCCTTGTCGTACTCCTTTGCCAATTCGTATGGGATTGGTATTTTCGTGTAGCTTCACTACCAATGTGGCGTTTTTGTAGATGTTGTATATTAACTGAGTATATCGATAATCGATACGGCATACATGTAAAACATTCAAGACTGCGTTCAGCTCAACGGTATCAAAGGCCTTATGGAAGTCCACAAAGGCAAGGACAAGTGGCCTATTGTACTCAATCGATTTTTCAAAaagattttgaaaatattttacagatttttaaaaatctatataaatattaacagtaaaatattaaatgaTACAAACTCAATTCTTAATAGAAGGACATAGCATTTCAGCGATCACCTCAATTTAGATTATGTTCAAGAAGACGACAATATAACGCCCCAGGAATAAATGAAATCTGTTCTAGAATGTATGAGGAAGGTGTTGACCATGTTTGGAAGTAATCCATAAACTGATAGTACTTATATGGAAAAACGAATTATTGATACCAGAGGAGTGGTTAAAATGAATAATTATGGTCGCTTGGTAAAAAAAATGATGAACTAgattgtaagaactatagagcAATTACTCTTTTAGTATCTGCAGATAAAATAATTAGCAGTTTGTACATATATGTGTCAAAAGGCTGATGGgtctataattttcttaaatattccACTTAAGTTAGTTAAATTCTCTACTTTCTTTACCATTAATAATGGTGTAAGATAGGGAGACAAGCTAGCGTGTCCTCTTTATTATTGCCTTGGAGAAGGCAGTCAAGCAGATGATAGATTGAACGGAACCAGCTTTCATAGATCGACAAAAATTCTTGCATTCGCTGATGGCATCGTTGTTGTGGACATTATACGACGTATGACATAATATGATATGAGAGACGTATTGTagtgttttacaaaatttacGAATGCAGCAAGTTAAGTAGGACTTGTAAACGAGGAAATAACCAGATGTAGGTTAATTCCCTTTATCCAGCTTTTTCCAGGTCTTCCTCTATCCCTATAAAGGGATATAGATATAATTAAGGCAGTGGATAGGTAGCCGGTAGTTGGCTTTTATTGGTTAAGCAATTAAGTGGGCGGAACTACCGGTCAATGAGTTGGTTGACGGTAGCGGGTACCGGTAATACATTAGGTAATGATGTAGTAGCATGTGTATTACTTACGAAAATTATACAAAATAGCTGCATTTACATTACTTATACATTTTCAATGATTGTGCGAAATAAGTgcattttatttgaaataattattttcaagcagTGTGCATTTTTATGAAAAAGTAATAAAACAGATCACAAATAATTAACTCAGAGATCAagtaaaactttattaaaaaaaagaatgtgtgtgtactttgtacgcacgtaagaataTATTctcctattatataataggtaatttaaacgaagtaaatatacttaaaagattatttgtacttattttatttaaaaatcaaactaactttcttatctaccactatcaaaaaagaagaatatcttcaaaaattatataataatatacttacaatcataaaatctataaaaaaaaataaaaaaataataactcgCTTGGgacttgaacccacttcacgtctactgcgccgtacgaaagttgacggcattTAAAACTagaccaaactctcgtatacgtcatgtgggaatatacacaaactaaacgtttacaccataaatttatatgactttaataaaattattagtttgatttttgtctaaataaaatacaacaaaatatagggtaagaaaacgatatatgagatgaagatttgtagaa from Diabrotica virgifera virgifera chromosome 5, PGI_DIABVI_V3a includes these protein-coding regions:
- the LOC114337720 gene encoding uncharacterized protein LOC114337720, coding for MYPKFFAVLILALHVALSTGTFGGGKEHVHIRVHVPSQEVHHKEVIKIHDHGGGGGHGGGDDHHGGGGFGGGFGGGFGGGFGGGGGYGGGHGGGGGGGYGGGGGHGGGGHGGGVSHTIIINGAGGGHGGGHGGGGGYGGGGGYGGGGGHGGGDDHHGGGGSYGGGGGGGYGGGHGGGGGHQVITLHGGDPLPSGGGGGYGGGGGFGGGGGFGGGHDDHHGGGDFGGGGGYGGGGGLGGGGGFGGGHDDHHGGGGGGGYGGGGGYGGGGGFGGGGGGGHDHHGGGGDFGSSGFGGGGGFGGGGGYGGGGDHHGGGSIDFGSSGFGGGGGFGGGGGYGGGGGGGHDHHGGGSDFGGGFGGGFGGGGGYGGGGGHGGGGGHDHGGGGGGYGGGGGHGGGGGHDHGGGGGGYGGGGGYGGGGGHGGGGGHDHGGGGGGHGGGGGYGGGGGGGGGGGFVGIIHDHLGGGGGGGHGGGGGYGGGGGHGGGGGGGHGGGGGHGGGGGHGGYVY